In Nitrospinota bacterium, one genomic interval encodes:
- a CDS encoding sigma 54-interacting transcriptional regulator: MDLNSSKYLNKALNVLNEAVFVYDENMQIKYFNAAAERITGFCKEDVVGKQCVTLFNKSLCLNNCALCQTVKNEPSQELVQFQSAFFRKDGAKRSGAFKAGLLKRGPNGEIEVLVALTDITEITTLKAKLSCSFRNIVGRNHLMQELFSTIRNIAEFDTTALIQGESGTGKELVAKAIHFESPRARKNLVTVNCSAFSDDLLESELFGHVKGAFTGAVKDRIGHFEEANGGTIFLDEVGDLTAKVQIKLLRVIQEKEIQRVGENTIRKVDIRILAATHKDLAKEVQEGRFREDLYYRLNVVPVHLPPLRMRKEDIPHLARHFIKNWKGVQRKVIDNISGEALGKLMDYDWPGNVRELENAIEHACVKCKGKTIEVADLPITMTPPTQKQGKSWKRNHATKEMILEALAETGNNQTHAARLLSIHRITLWRKIQTFNIEV, from the coding sequence ATGGACCTGAACTCTTCAAAATATCTCAACAAAGCGCTCAATGTATTGAACGAAGCGGTTTTCGTGTACGACGAAAATATGCAGATTAAATATTTCAATGCCGCCGCCGAACGCATCACCGGATTCTGCAAGGAGGATGTGGTCGGCAAACAATGTGTCACCCTGTTCAATAAAAGCCTGTGTTTGAACAACTGCGCCCTCTGTCAAACGGTCAAAAACGAGCCCTCGCAGGAGTTGGTTCAGTTTCAATCCGCTTTTTTTAGAAAAGACGGGGCCAAACGGTCTGGAGCTTTCAAGGCGGGTCTTTTGAAGCGCGGACCCAATGGAGAAATAGAAGTTCTGGTCGCCTTGACCGATATCACGGAGATCACCACCTTAAAGGCAAAACTCAGTTGCTCCTTCAGAAACATTGTTGGCAGGAATCACCTGATGCAGGAGTTGTTCAGCACCATTCGCAATATCGCGGAGTTCGACACCACCGCTCTCATTCAGGGAGAAAGTGGCACGGGCAAGGAACTGGTGGCCAAAGCTATCCACTTCGAAAGCCCCCGCGCCCGCAAAAACCTGGTCACTGTCAACTGCTCGGCTTTTTCAGACGACCTGCTCGAAAGTGAATTGTTCGGCCACGTCAAAGGTGCCTTCACGGGAGCGGTGAAAGACCGGATCGGACATTTCGAAGAGGCCAATGGCGGGACCATTTTCCTCGATGAAGTCGGGGACCTGACAGCCAAAGTGCAGATCAAACTTCTGCGCGTTATTCAGGAAAAAGAAATTCAACGGGTCGGGGAGAACACCATTCGCAAGGTGGACATCCGTATTCTGGCCGCCACGCATAAGGATCTGGCAAAAGAAGTCCAGGAAGGCCGGTTCAGGGAAGATCTTTATTACCGGCTCAATGTGGTCCCGGTCCACCTGCCGCCCCTCCGAATGAGAAAAGAGGATATCCCGCATCTGGCCCGGCACTTCATCAAAAACTGGAAAGGGGTGCAGAGAAAAGTCATCGACAATATATCTGGCGAAGCCTTGGGGAAACTCATGGATTATGACTGGCCGGGAAATGTCCGGGAGCTTGAAAACGCCATCGAACACGCCTGCGTCAAATGCAAGGGAAAAACCATCGAGGTTGCGGACCTGCCGATTACCATGACCCCGCCGACGCAAAAGCAAGGCAAGAGTTGGAAAAGAAACCATGCCACGAAAGAAATGATTTTAGAAGCATTGGCCGAAACGGGCAATAATCAAACTCATGCGGCCCGGCTTCTCAGCATCCACCGCATTACCTTGTGGCGAAAAATACAGACCTTCAATATTGAAGTGTAG
- the nirK gene encoding copper-containing nitrite reductase, protein MVSKKTGNRMRWMGCVIALGILSAGNVHASEKAQLATAPNVPAPIKRTAPATVVVNFEAKEYVGELADGKQYKFWSFNGTVPGPMVRVREGDTVEIHLSNHKDSTFPHNIDIHAVNGPGGGAAVTLVAAGDEKVFQFKALNPGLYIYHCASPVPNIPAHIANGMYGLVLVEPKDGLSKVDHEFYVFESEFFTQPSDKKDVLELSMEKGLSEHPDHVVFNGKAGALVGDNALKAKAGDTVRVFFGNIGPNGISSFHIIGEIFDKVYMEGALNGAVNKNVQTTLVPSAGATIVEFKVDVPGDYLLVDHSIFRVAKGAVGILSATGKENPAIFKSIK, encoded by the coding sequence ATGGTATCAAAGAAAACAGGCAATCGGATGCGGTGGATGGGTTGTGTTATCGCTTTGGGTATTTTGAGTGCAGGGAATGTCCATGCCTCTGAGAAAGCTCAATTGGCAACGGCTCCCAACGTTCCTGCCCCCATCAAACGAACCGCTCCCGCGACTGTGGTGGTCAATTTTGAAGCGAAGGAATATGTAGGCGAGTTGGCCGATGGAAAACAATACAAATTCTGGAGTTTTAACGGGACCGTGCCGGGCCCGATGGTGCGGGTGCGTGAAGGCGATACCGTAGAAATTCATTTGTCCAACCATAAGGACAGCACATTTCCTCACAATATAGATATCCATGCCGTGAACGGTCCTGGCGGCGGAGCGGCGGTCACTCTGGTGGCGGCGGGAGATGAAAAAGTTTTTCAATTTAAAGCATTGAATCCGGGCTTGTATATTTATCATTGCGCCTCGCCCGTGCCCAACATCCCGGCGCATATTGCCAATGGCATGTACGGGCTGGTTCTGGTGGAACCCAAAGACGGATTATCGAAAGTGGACCACGAGTTTTATGTTTTTGAAAGCGAATTTTTCACCCAGCCTTCAGACAAAAAAGATGTTCTGGAGTTGTCCATGGAAAAGGGTTTGTCCGAGCATCCCGATCATGTGGTGTTTAACGGCAAAGCCGGCGCTCTGGTGGGAGACAATGCGCTCAAGGCCAAGGCGGGCGATACTGTGAGGGTCTTTTTTGGAAATATTGGCCCGAACGGAATATCTTCATTTCATATCATCGGGGAAATTTTTGACAAGGTTTATATGGAAGGTGCTCTGAACGGTGCGGTCAACAAAAACGTACAGACGACGCTGGTTCCTTCTGCTGGCGCGACCATCGTTGAGTTTAAAGTAGATGTTCCGGGGGATTATCTTCTGGTGGATCACAGTATTTTCCGTGTTGCCAAGGGTGCTGTGGGCATCCTGTCCGCGACCGGGAAAGAAAATCCTGCTATCTTTAAATCTATTAAGTAG
- the mobB gene encoding molybdopterin-guanine dinucleotide biosynthesis protein B, with translation MDVYWEQFKTPFLCFAGYSGVGKTTLLEDLIGRFSAENFSVGYYKHDAHRFSVDKEGKDTFRTREAGAGIIAINDPKHFAMVGDNNFRKLTITHALEQCDCILIEGYKQSPFNKVVFLDAAGCLPIPVDTPGIKAVVHQGVIADKKLEALNIPLFHRDDLENIYEFVRGHFISCASALNGAVFVGGQSKRMGKPKFSLSYNGVSETERMVKVLNQFCEKIFLSSRSDLDMGPLANMAGEVERVNDDHIGLGPVGGLATLMAAHPDKAWMITACDMPFLDEKNFEFIINERDPLRYGTCFIQKGRRGFEPMCAIYEPKFILPLYEAMSRRELSLSRIISELPFKQVKIPDTDRYNFMNINTPEEYEVARVKREQEIAEI, from the coding sequence ATGGACGTCTACTGGGAACAGTTCAAAACCCCTTTTCTTTGTTTTGCCGGCTATTCCGGCGTCGGGAAAACCACCCTTCTGGAAGACCTGATTGGGCGGTTCAGCGCCGAAAACTTCAGCGTCGGCTATTACAAGCACGACGCCCACCGCTTCAGCGTCGATAAGGAAGGCAAGGATACCTTCCGAACACGGGAAGCGGGAGCGGGCATCATCGCCATCAACGATCCCAAACACTTTGCCATGGTGGGTGATAATAATTTCCGCAAATTGACCATCACCCACGCCCTGGAGCAGTGCGACTGCATCCTCATCGAAGGTTACAAGCAGTCCCCTTTTAATAAGGTCGTCTTTTTAGACGCCGCCGGTTGCCTTCCCATTCCCGTGGATACGCCGGGTATCAAGGCCGTGGTGCATCAGGGAGTGATCGCTGACAAAAAACTTGAAGCGTTGAATATCCCCCTGTTTCACCGCGATGATCTGGAAAACATTTACGAATTTGTGCGCGGCCATTTTATAAGTTGCGCCAGTGCCTTAAACGGCGCTGTCTTTGTGGGCGGACAAAGCAAGCGTATGGGGAAACCCAAGTTCTCTCTTTCCTACAACGGGGTGTCGGAAACCGAGCGCATGGTAAAAGTCCTCAATCAGTTTTGTGAAAAAATTTTCCTTTCGTCCCGCTCCGATCTCGATATGGGACCACTTGCCAATATGGCGGGAGAAGTGGAACGCGTCAACGACGACCACATCGGCCTGGGTCCGGTAGGCGGGCTGGCCACCCTGATGGCGGCCCACCCCGACAAAGCCTGGATGATCACCGCCTGCGACATGCCGTTTCTGGACGAGAAAAACTTTGAGTTCATTATCAATGAACGCGACCCCTTGCGCTACGGAACCTGTTTCATTCAAAAGGGGAGGCGTGGGTTTGAGCCGATGTGCGCGATTTACGAACCGAAATTTATTCTCCCTCTCTACGAGGCCATGTCCAGGCGGGAGCTTTCATTATCACGTATCATCAGTGAACTGCCCTTCAAGCAGGTCAAAATTCCGGATACGGACCGGTATAATTTCATGAACATCAATACTCCCGAGGAGTATGAAGTCGCCCGTGTCAAACGGGAACAGGAGATTGCTGAAATATGA